The Bacillus sp. 2205SS5-2 genome segment TTTTTATATTGGCTTTTGTTTGTCGTAGTAAGGCTAAATCGTGGGAATCTAAATATTTGGCGGGCCTAAATCGTTTAGTCATCCTATTCTTCCCTTTTCAATTGATTTGATTGACTTTTTGAATGATCTACTTTCTTCTTTTTGATACTTTCGACTATAGCGGTGGGGTCTTCAAAATCGAAATCATCGAAGACATCGATTTCTTCTTCAAATAAATTACTATAATTGTCGATCACGTCATATTGCTCCTTAAACACATGATCTTCCTCTTCTCCATCAGATATCGCTTGACCTTTAAGAAAACTCATAGGGCTTATTCCTGCTAGAATGGCTAGTGGTGCTTTCACAGAAAAATCCCCATTTGGATTTAGGAGATTTACTGCGACGAACCCAGAGATTCCTCCGAGCCATATAAACTTACCGATAACTGTTGCAGGTAAACGTCGCTTGGTCTTGATTTCAGTCCAAAAGATGGTGACACTTCCCCCAACAAACCCGCCTATTGCAGGAAGGAAAATATCGAACATCCAATCCATAAACGTCCCCCAATCAATAGTAAGTAAATTTCCAATCAAGTGATCTTTTTCCTAAATCGTATGACCTGAATTTCACAAGCTAAACGAGCTATGATCTCACATCTACCTGTCACCATTTTGTCATTTCAGACCAAAAGATTAAATGAACTATTCTATAATTCATCTATATGCAAATCTACAATCCTTAGTATTGGAAGTTCACTCTTACACGGTTAAAAATTGTTATTTTAAGGGAAAACTTATCACTAAAAAGAGGTATGGGAATAAATTTCATATGAGCATGAACGAACTCTGTGAATTGATTCGCAATTGTGTACTTTTAAAAATAAAAAGCACGCTGTTGAGGTTTGAATCAACAGCGTGCTTAGCTATTTGAGAATGAACTTGTGAAGATGAGGACTAATCTCTGTATTTAGTCTTGAATTTGCTTAGAGGGACCTCTTTTGAGTCACAGGAAATGGGTTCTACATCTTGAAAGTTACTAGCAAGAATTCTTATTTGGCCCTCATTCAGTGTATACCTTAGTCTCTGGTTTAAACGCAATCCATGAAAACCAAAAGTGATCTCCATGAACCACTTCATCAAGTTGACGACCTTTAAGAGGTCCAGCTGTCGCTCGGCCAAGAATATTCCAAGTACTACCTGTTTCGTTATCCACAAACCCCCCGTCAATTGGCTGAAATGTGAGGGATTGCTGATCGATTTCTGGTAGATATACACCAGAGGAACCAACATCACTTCCTCTTTCAATGACTTGTGAACTCAATGCTGAATTGGTCCCTTTTTTGAAAAAAATCACGATAGCGCTTGATCCGATTTGATCATGAACTACCTTCTTTTCCGTTAGGACTGTATAAGGATATGCCTTGTCTTCATCCGTCATCGCAATGGTAACGACTCTCTCCATTGCAGGTAGGAGAGAGTGGAATTGCTCCCGATCAAAAAAAGAAGTGGTTCGTTGATCATAGCCTGGATATGGATTTTGACCGTAACGTCGGTCATATCCTGTCTCTTTTGAGAGCACAAGACCATCAGGATAAGTCGAAGTAAAGTCGGCAAAGCTCACAAGACTCGATGGGAGCATCGTTAATGGTTCTTTTCCCACTAATTCCCCTATAATCGCTTCACCCGTAAATTGCTGCCAAAGGGTCTCAGTCTTGCGATCATACATCACTAAATCAGACTGAACCAATAATCCAGAGGTACCAAATTCAACTGCTTCCCCGTTGACATTTCGGTCAAAAACGATAGCAGAATTACATAATGGACAAAAACTAACAAGGACCGGTTTTCCCCCAACAATATCATTGACGATTTCATGCCAAATTAATATTTGGAGTGGATACGCTCGTGAATCGCCATTAATATCAACCACCATTACGGGTTCCGTAGGCGCCAACCATTTTTCTGCAAGCTGTACAGACTCAAATTCAGGTTGGTCAAGAGATGGGATTCCGTCTCTTGGTGGGCCACCAGAAATGAGTTCATCATAGGAAATCGTATGCTTCTCCCAATCTGTCTTCCAGTCTCTCGTCAACATCTTTATTTCCGCAGATAATTCCTCTGTAGAAACATCCTTCGAAGCCGGTATATCGTTAGATTCCCGTGTCTGCTCTTCTTCCTTATTCGAACATGCCGTCAACATTAACATAGCTAAAACCATCATGTAAATGTAATGTGATTTCTTCATGCCATTCCCCCTAGTATGACAACTATAGTCTCTCAAGTATAATCGTTTTTAAATAAATTCAATGTAGGCTAGCTTACACTATGAGATGGAGGTTGAATTTATTTGGCTGTTTTCGCAAAGCAAATTATTTTTCCGAAGAAGTATCTAATCAGGATACTAGATGATTTTCTGAGTTGCCTATCGTGTTCGATTTACCTACGGCTCTTTTCGTATATATTGTTTATCAGTAGTCAAAATTTTAGATTGAACCCTCCCGACGGTTCTAGTGCAAAAACAATTCAGTAAAAAAATAGATATTGGGTATTTAATATATGGAATAAAATCCAATAGATTGCAATAGACCTAGATTCATCCTGTATAATAGAGAGTAACATTTATTGAATGGGGACCGGACATATGAGCAAACGTGTAGGCGTACATCCAAGTGAAAAAGATCAAGCAGTTCAAGAAATAAAAGCAGCCATCAAAGGAAACAAAGATCTACGAATGCTCGAGCGCTATCAAACGATTTTGATGGTTCTACGTGGGGAATCTTATCCAAACATAGCGGAAGTAGTTGGACGAAGGATTTCCACACTCTACAATTATAGTAAGGCGTATCGTGAGGGTGGACTGGATGGACTCCAAAGAGATCTTCCCACAGGTCGAAATCGGAAACTCACTCCCGATCAGGAGGAAAAAGTCCATCAAACGATTGTGAACCAAACGCCCGTTGATGTAGGTTTTCCAGTGGAAATGAATTGGACGGCTCCAACCATAAACAAATGGATCAAGCAGGAATTTAACATTTCCTACTCAGATCGTGGCGTGCGGGCATTGCTCTACCGTCTCAATCTGAGCTTCACCAAACCAACGTATACACTGGCTAAACCTGATCCTGTCCAACAAGAAGCGTTCAAAGAAGAGTTTAAACAGCTTAAAAAAAACTCCTAGATGGGGAAATAGACCACATCTTATTTGAGGATGAATCCATGATTCGAGACTATCAAGCTTTATCACGAACTTGGTTTGCCAAAGGTCAACAAAAGATCATTCCGACCTATGGAAAACATTGGGGTGCAAAGTTAATTGGTACGTTGGATTACGAGACAGGAGAGGTATTCTGTATCCAGGAAGAGCGCTATACGGCCAAGGAATTCCTGTCCTTTCTCGAAAAAGTGATCGATAAATATAATGGAGAAAAGATTGTCATGATTTCAGATAACGCGAGAATTCATCATGCAAAACGTATCCAACCGTTTTTAGAACAACATAAGAACCTTCTTACTTTGGTCTACCTTCCGCCTTATAGCCCAAACCTTAATATGATTGAAGAACTTTGGGGTTGGTTAAAGTCATCTGTCATCAACAATGTATTCTTTGATTCTGTTCAAAAAATACGTAAAGCTGTTCAAGGGTTTGTTCGTCACATCAATAAAGCGCCAGAAGTCACTATGAATCGGCTGTGCATACAATTCTAAATATTTTTTGCCGAATATATAAAATGAAACTTTTACATTTTTATTTCGTAAATACAAAGATAAAATTATTATAGAGGTGATCACATGAGAGATATTCTTAAAGGGACTCTAGTAGTAATCTTAGCCATAGCCTTATGGACTGGAAATACATACATATGGAATCTTTTTGTTTAAATGCGACCAACTTCTTGGTCTCCTAAAAATTTATAAAAAATGAAATTACAAGTAAAGGAGTTGTGTAGTTGGATTTCCTAATTAGTAAAGAGAAAAATATTTACATAGCTCTATTATTTTTCAATATTCTTTCAGTATTACTAATTGATAACAAATTCATTGAAAATATTATTATTTGGACTGTTTTTGTATGTGTTTTCTTCATTAGGGTAACTGTATTTGTTGGTAATAGAAGAATGAACAAAGATAACAATTAAGACACAATATTCATTCGCTCCCCAGTTCTTTTAACCTTCTATATATGGTAAATTCCGATTCTATTATTTCAAAATGCGATGCACATTATTATTTAGGTAAATGTGATAAGACCGCAAAAACATCATTTGCCACTGTACACTTAAGCTCCACAATAGCTTTCTTAAATGGCTATTCTTTTACATATGTGTCTTGTTTTCGCCATAATTTACAATGATTTTATAAGATGAAACTAGCTTTCATAATTTCGATCGCTTCATTAGAAATCGAAAGCATATTCCTTTAAATTGTGTCGCTCTTTATGTCTGATGCGCAACAATCCAATTTTTTAGTTTTTAAACGATTGGGTTGTTGCGTCGTAGCGTCAAGATAATGCGGATATCAAATGGTAAGGGAACTAACTCAGTTATATCAGTAGTTTACGAGCTAGATCTCATTAGAGTTTAATCTATTGAGATTCAATATTTATGACGTAAAATAGAGCGTCACACTGTATCATATAACTTGTCTCATAATCCTTATCGTTGTTAACGTGTAGTTTTTTACTTTGTAGAGCTGATTAACGTTGTAAATCCGCATTTTCGGGACTGGACCCTTTATAGAAGAATTGGACAGACTTTTAGACTAGATTAAAAGCTGTGATACGAAAGCTTAAATCGTATTGGCTGTTGTAGGTATATTTGTTGCTGGTTTTACTTCGCAACATTCTGTTAAGATGCTAAATACCATCATTTCAAACTCGATTAATAGTATTAGGCTTCTTCGCTCTTTAAAATGATTTCACTCTGTCCATACTGGTTACTAAAATAGTAGAACTAGTAGGTGAAATCGAATGTTAGTTGAAATCCAAGATATTAATTGTCTCTTTCATATTACAGAACCGTGGTATATTGACAGCTGTGTATTTAATGAGGGAAAACAACAATTAGATGTCTTTGTTTGTATTCGTAAGGGTGCTCTTTTCTGTTGTTCCAATTGTGGGAAAGAAGCACAGCCAGTCTATGATATTGCTGACCACAATCGAACATGGCGCCATCTAAACTTTCTAGAATATCCTTGCTATATTCATGCCGAATTGCCTCGCACCGACTGCCAGAAATGCGGGAAAATTCATCGAGTAGATGTGCCTTGGGCTGTTAAGCCACGTTCTAATTTCACTTTACTTTTCGATGCTCTGATCATCACTTTAGCGAAAGATATGCCAATGAATGCCATAAGCAGGCTTGTCAAAGAACATGATACACAATTGTGGCGGATTATTCATTATTACGTGGATCATGCCATCGAAGCTCAGGATTTATCCCATGTGACAATGATCAGTACCGATGAAACCTCTGCTAAAAGAGGCCACCAGTATGTGACCATCTTCATGGATCCCGAAGGAAAGAATGTCATCCACGTCACTAAGGGGAAAGATTCAAGTACTTGGGTGGAGTGTAAAAAGCATTTGGAATCCCATGGTGGCAAGGCTGATAATGTGACGCAAGTCTGTATGGATATGTCTCCTGCTTTTATTAAAGGAGCTACAGACCAGTTTCCTGATGCAGCTATTACCTTTGACAAATTCCATGTCATTCAAGCTGTAAACAAGGCTGTAGACAAGGTACAAAGACAAGAGCGAAAAAGCTGTGTAGAGCTTAAAAACACTCGTTACATCTGGCTGAAGAATGAACAAAATTTAACAGCCAAACAAAAAGAAAGGCTAGACCGGTTAAAAGATTGTGAACTCGATACTGCGAAATCATACCGAATGAAACTTACCTTGCAAGAGATTTATCGTTACCCAGGAGTAATCGCCAAGATGGCATTAAAAGATTGGATTCAATGGGGCCTACGCTGCCGATTAGAACCCATGGTAGAAGTGGCCAAAATGATTAAAAACCATTACGACGGAATCACCCAGTGGTTTAAGTCCAACCTAAACAACGGACTGCTAGAAGGGATTAATAGTTTATTTCAGGCAGCTAAGAGAACAGCTCGTGGGTATCGTTCTGATAAGAATATGATCGCCATGATTTACCTGCTTGCTGGAAAACTTGATTTTGCACTCAAATAAAAAGAATGAGTAACAGTTCGGAGCCATACTTCGCTCACAACTGAACCCATTCCCTTGTCCATTCATGGTGTTACCTTCATAACGAGTTTCTATGCATGTAACAGGGGGAGAATACGGAGCGAGCAATTGAACCCATTCCCTTGTCCGGTTTTTAGGTTTTGAGAAAAATAGAGTTGAATTCTCTCTATAAAATCACTGTAAATGACGAAGAACCATCAAAAACATTAAACGACGAGCTTATGGACATAGAAATCTTGATCGATTTAGAACACGTGTATTTCTCAAATGTACAGGTCACACTTACAAAAAACAGGTGTCCTAGCCTCTCCTTCTGCATCATTATGGTGATCATAGTTGGTGGAAAAGAAGCCGTCAAGGAGAACACTTGACCGCTCCTTTTCCACCAACTGGCTAGTCTGTAAGATGCAGAAGGAGAGAGTTTGAGAAGGCTTCAATCTAGCTATCTTATTGTCAGAATTAAGCGTGAATCACAGACAATGGTGAAGAGACTTCTTTTTTAGTTCTTATTATTCCATTTATGATGATATAATTGAATAACAGATTTACAAGTGACTCAATAAAACGTCTTATAATTTTATTCTAAATATCCACCGTCCCAAATTCTTTTATAGGTTGATAGAACCGACCGATTTACAGAATGGCTTGAGGAAATGAAATTATCCCTACTTATCTTAAATATTTATACACGGTCCCCACTCAATGAATCATATAAACTAGAGAGAAAATTTATTAGAAAAGAGGTGATCCAAGTGATGGAGTTGGATCCATTATATAAGACATATCAACCGTTTCTTTTTTCCATTGCTTACAGGATGCTTGGAACAGTTACTGAAGCAGAAGACATCGTTCATGATGTCTTCCTACAGCTTGACATTGACACAGATCAAATTAAGGACTTGAAGGCATATCTTGCAAAAGTGACGACGAATCGCTGCCTAAACTTTTTAAATTCAGCTCGTAAGAGAAGAGAAATTTACACAGGCCCCTGGTTGCCTGAACCTCTTATTGACCAATCCGTGCAGCCTTTAGATAAAATTGTGACTTATGAAGCGGTTACTTACGCCTTTCTTGTTTTGCTTGATCAACTTTCACCTATTGAAAGAGCTGTGTTTGTTCTTAGAGAAGCATTTACATATGACTACGAGGATATTGCAAACATCCTAGATAAGACTGTAGTAAATTGCAGAAAAATTTACAGCCGTGCCAAGCGGAAATTAAAGAAGGACTTGTCTGTCCCTCCCGAGAATACTGAACATGTTGATCTACTAGCCAATACCTTTATAAAAGCATCGACAACAGGAAAATTTGCAGACTTTATTGATCTTCTTACAGAAGACGTTATCCTTGTCACCGACGGCGGTGGAAAAGTGATTTCTGCATTAAACCCAATTTTATACAAAACGCGCGTATCGGCCTTTCTTAAAGGAATTTCTACTAAAGGAAGTTTCATCGGAGACCTTCTACCCGTAATGATCAATGGTCAGAAAGGAATCTTGCAAGTAATAGAAGGGCGTCCTATTAGAGTCATGTGCTTTGAATTAGATTCAAAACACCAAAGTATCCGAAGAATCTTTATTATTTCAAACCCGGATAAATTAACTCATATTCGTATTCCTCAATATTGACAGTCGAAGAGCTCCATTTAATCGAGGCCACTGATAAAGTGACATTTCAGAATAAAGAAGCCGAGAATCTACTACATATAGGTTCTTGGCTTCTTAAATTTTCGATGTATTGGTGAAAATCTTCAGCAAATAAAATAAAAATTGCTTTTTAAGTGCCCTAATCCAATCTAGGATTTCTTAATATGTCACAAATCAATCCTCTGTTTTGTCTTATTAATGAAACACAAAAATATTTTAATGGAGGAGATAGATTTGGAACAACGAATTAACTACATGAAGACAAATCAGGAAGTTTTTAGCTTAATGATTCAATTGGAGGAGTACAAGAAAAAGACGGGAATAGATAACAAATTAATCGAATTGATTAAGATTCGTGCGTCTCAAATCAATGGATGTGCGTATTGCTTGGATATGCATACAAAGGATGCCCGTGCAAATGGCGAAACTGAACAAAGAATTTACTGTTTGAATGCTTGGCGTGAGTCACCGTTCTATTTAAAAGAGGAGAGGTTAGCTTTAGAATTAACGGAAGCAGTCACGGACATTTCAGCAAACGGTGTACCTAATGACCTGTATGAGCGGGTCCGTCTTCATTTTGATGAAAAACAATATATCGATCTCGTTACCCTAATTATTACGATTAACGGTTGGAACCGATTAGCTATATCAATCAATAGCGTACCTGGACACTACCAGCCTGCCACTGCAAAGTAATTTTGCCAACCTAAAATCCCTTGTATTCAAAATGGATACGAGGGATTTTTTTCACATGACTTTTCTATCCATAAAATGACGACTCAATGGAAATACAATACTACTTTTCACAAAAATAATTTTTACTGTCTGAGCTATAAGGAAGTCTAGTTAAAATTAAATAGTATCAATATTAATGAAGAAAAACTTTTATTAGAACGAGGACATAGCTTTGTTCGATGCATCTCTTCTTCCTTTATTGATGAGAATCAACCGCAAAATAGACGACTCCATCTAAAATCAACTAAAGAAGCAAGAATGAATAGGAAAGGCTGTTTTCGAAAGTCTCTGGCTTTTCCAATCAGTTGATCTGTTATGGAAAAAACATCCTCTCCGACCTCTACTGATAACAATAGCCTTCCGTTTCTTTTTGGGTGATCTAAACGAATTCATTCCCACCTTGCACGGCTTCTTGGAATAGTAAGACACTTGCAAATAAACTGATCGCAAAACACACCTTATCTATCCAGTTCTTCCTCTTTCCCGAAAGTAAAAATTTTATCCTTATTTATTCGCATGAATCGATTATTGGTTTGATAAGAATTATCCTGACATCACGTACTAAAAAGCCTGAACGTGGGTTGCTACAAAGGCAACAACCCACGTTCAGGCTAACAAGTGCTTATTTAGTAAAACTACTTTGATGTATTTTGGTGCGTAAAGATTCTAAAAAGCAATTTTCTTACATTCTTACAAAATCAATTCCTAATCTTTCATCTCTTATAAAAAAAAATCAAAAATCCAATTTTTTTAACCTAAGAGCTTGAGATTCCAAGAAAAAAGTTTATTGGAAAAAGACTTTTTCCACATTGTATTTTGCTTTTAATTTATTCACAATATACGTTTCGTAAATTTCTCTTTCCATTGGATCTTCTACGATTGATACATCTATACGGTAAACTTCTTCACGATGATTTTTTAGTGGAGAAACCGTATCTTCAAGATGTTTTTTCACACGTTGTCTTAGTTTTCTCGCTTTTCCAACAAACAGTAGCTCATCATTAATATTGTAAAACCAAATGATTCCGCCCTTATCTCTTGGAATTTTGTGAAGATCGATAAATCCTTCGATCGATTTAATAACAGGTTCGTTTTCTTCTTGATTTTGTTTGCGCTCCGAAATCGAAACGTCTACTTTAGGTAAATCAATTTTTATCATATAGGGTCACGTCCTCTTTTCCATTAAAGCTAAATATTATCACATCTTCATGAGAAATGCTATCACTAGTCTTATTATTGACCTTTCTACTTGAAATGATGTCCGAAACAAAGCGATATCATAGATGATCAACTGATACGAAAAGCAACAAACTTTGCGAAAACAACCTGCTTAAAAAGCGAAAGAACGAACGTCTTCCCCGTTCGCTCTTTTGCCCTACTTTATCATAATTTTAAGCTTAGGAAACAAGGTTGCTGCGTTCTGATAAAAAACGTTCTCGACATGTTTGGACGGAATAAGATTTCCGATAAAATTGGCATACTCTTTTATGGGTACAAGCGGCCAATCAGAGCCAAATACCAATTTTTCGTAGTGGTCGCAAAACGTGATAGCATGGCGGATATGGTCGAGAAAATTCCCTTGTGATTTAGCATGCAATTCAGCTTTTGTACCGACTACCCATCCTGACAAATCAGCGAACATATTTCTATTTTTATACACGACTTCCGCTCCGGTCAACACCCACGGATCACCTAAATGAGCCATC includes the following:
- a CDS encoding DUF3179 domain-containing protein: MKKSHYIYMMVLAMLMLTACSNKEEEQTRESNDIPASKDVSTEELSAEIKMLTRDWKTDWEKHTISYDELISGGPPRDGIPSLDQPEFESVQLAEKWLAPTEPVMVVDINGDSRAYPLQILIWHEIVNDIVGGKPVLVSFCPLCNSAIVFDRNVNGEAVEFGTSGLLVQSDLVMYDRKTETLWQQFTGEAIIGELVGKEPLTMLPSSLVSFADFTSTYPDGLVLSKETGYDRRYGQNPYPGYDQRTTSFFDREQFHSLLPAMERVVTIAMTDEDKAYPYTVLTEKKVVHDQIGSSAIVIFFKKGTNSALSSQVIERGSDVGSSGVYLPEIDQQSLTFQPIDGGFVDNETGSTWNILGRATAGPLKGRQLDEVVHGDHFWFSWIAFKPETKVYTE
- a CDS encoding IS630 family transposase (programmed frameshift), yielding MSKRVGVHPSEKDQAVQEIKAAIKGNKDLRMLERYQTILMVLRGESYPNIAEVVGRRISTLYNYSKAYREGGLDGLQRDLPTGRNRKLTPDQEEKVHQTIVNQTPVDVGFPVEMNWTAPTINKWIKQEFNISYSDRGVRALLYRLNLSFTKPTYTLAKPDPVQQEAFKEEFKQLKKLLDGEIDHILFEDESMIRDYQALSRTWFAKGQQKIIPTYGKHWGAKLIGTLDYETGEVFCIQEERYTAKEFLSFLEKVIDKYNGEKIVMISDNARIHHAKRIQPFLEQHKNLLTLVYLPPYSPNLNMIEELWGWLKSSVINNVFFDSVQKIRKAVQGFVRHINKAPEVTMNRLCIQF
- a CDS encoding RNA polymerase sigma-70 factor, whose product is MELDPLYKTYQPFLFSIAYRMLGTVTEAEDIVHDVFLQLDIDTDQIKDLKAYLAKVTTNRCLNFLNSARKRREIYTGPWLPEPLIDQSVQPLDKIVTYEAVTYAFLVLLDQLSPIERAVFVLREAFTYDYEDIANILDKTVVNCRKIYSRAKRKLKKDLSVPPENTEHVDLLANTFIKASTTGKFADFIDLLTEDVILVTDGGGKVISALNPILYKTRVSAFLKGISTKGSFIGDLLPVMINGQKGILQVIEGRPIRVMCFELDSKHQSIRRIFIISNPDKLTHIRIPQY
- a CDS encoding nucleotide excision repair endonuclease, giving the protein MIKIDLPKVDVSISERKQNQEENEPVIKSIEGFIDLHKIPRDKGGIIWFYNINDELLFVGKARKLRQRVKKHLEDTVSPLKNHREEVYRIDVSIVEDPMEREIYETYIVNKLKAKYNVEKVFFQ
- a CDS encoding ISL3 family transposase, translated to MLVEIQDINCLFHITEPWYIDSCVFNEGKQQLDVFVCIRKGALFCCSNCGKEAQPVYDIADHNRTWRHLNFLEYPCYIHAELPRTDCQKCGKIHRVDVPWAVKPRSNFTLLFDALIITLAKDMPMNAISRLVKEHDTQLWRIIHYYVDHAIEAQDLSHVTMISTDETSAKRGHQYVTIFMDPEGKNVIHVTKGKDSSTWVECKKHLESHGGKADNVTQVCMDMSPAFIKGATDQFPDAAITFDKFHVIQAVNKAVDKVQRQERKSCVELKNTRYIWLKNEQNLTAKQKERLDRLKDCELDTAKSYRMKLTLQEIYRYPGVIAKMALKDWIQWGLRCRLEPMVEVAKMIKNHYDGITQWFKSNLNNGLLEGINSLFQAAKRTARGYRSDKNMIAMIYLLAGKLDFALK
- a CDS encoding carboxymuconolactone decarboxylase family protein; the encoded protein is MEQRINYMKTNQEVFSLMIQLEEYKKKTGIDNKLIELIKIRASQINGCAYCLDMHTKDARANGETEQRIYCLNAWRESPFYLKEERLALELTEAVTDISANGVPNDLYERVRLHFDEKQYIDLVTLIITINGWNRLAISINSVPGHYQPATAK